The segment ACCATCAAAGTGATTCTTATAAACGGTTTCAAACACTGCGATGGAGCGTCTGTTCATCCTGTGCACAGGATTCTAGCAGTGATGGATTATGGCATTACAGTTTGGCCTTCATTGATTAAGAGCATTCGATTTTTCAAACTAGTCAACTCAGTTGCTTCCTATTCCAACACTGCAGAAAGAACTAAACGTGTTCAAAGAAGCCGCTCGTGTGCGTGACGAATGACATTAAACTAAAACATGCCAGAAGATCTCAGATCTTTGGTCTCTTATTTCACACACTGatgtataggtgtgtgtgtgtgtgtgtgtgtgtgacagaatCTCTAACGGCAGCTGGATCCAGTAAAGCGCACGCACCTACTGACGTGAAACAGGAATGAGCGGCGAACAGTGAAAGAAGAGAAAGCAGGGCTGATAATGACTGGAAGCATGACGTCTCCTTCAGTGACGTCCGCCGGGAGCGAGTCTATTGTCGAACTTCGACGTAATTGGCTGGGAAGAGTCCGTAGGCGCCCCGACACACACCCCTCCACCAGCCCTCGTCGATCATCTCGATGTTGGTTATAATGTCGTCCGGATCGAAGGAGATCTCGTCGTCTCCCGCTGGGGAGAAACACAGGCACCTTACATGACGCCCTTCTCGTAGGAAACGCATGCAGTGAAACAAAACTACATGCAAAAGTGTGAAATTcagaagaaggaggaggagcacATTTCCACcgctgtttaaaagtttgtgaGCTGTTCTTTAACTCCTCTATTTTCTGTTCAGTGGCATAAATGGGCATCCATACGATAcagaattattgttttataaaagtatgtgtgtgtgtgtgtgtgtgtatatatatatatatatatatatatatatatatatttattctgtctactgtcttttttaatgtacactatagaagcttgtttttttatagaataaaaaaatttaaatactttaatggTAAATTACTATCTTgctaaaatttttatttttttagtttgcataattataaaaaacgtttttagaATTCTCTTATAATCTATAAACCTCAGAATTGTAACTTTGTTTCTGGATCAAAGCaatctcacaattttgactttttatcttgcaattctgtgtaacagtcaaaccaaaatttattatgctttaaaattgtatttatttgctatctagaaaattttgaaaatctatttagaaaatgttaataaaaaagacaTGGAGTTAAAACGTGGAGTTAAACTCTCAGAATGAATTCATCTTGATGATGTAATGAAGTGGGCAGAATATCTGTCAGCTGTTAAACACTCACCGGCCTGATAGTCGTACAGAGCCACAGCAGTCACGCCGAGATCCTCTCCAAACTCATAGGACTGagcacctgaaacacacacacacacacacacacacaggtcagagAAGCTCTGAGAGAGAACACACTTTTCGTTGCTGAATGTTTCTGGAGACGCACCTGAGGTCTGGTACTGCTCTTCCGGCTCAGGGTTCTGGTACAGGTCTTGGACCGGTTCTTCATACTTGGGTGCTGCTGAAACCGGCTCCACCTCGTACACGCTTGACCCGTTCTCCACCGCCTCGGTGACCGGCTCCTCCTGAcccacagcacacacacaccgtcatcatcatcatcatcttcatcacgCTCTGATCCAGTCATGCACGTCGTACACAAAAGCAGCAAAAAGACCTCTGGTGCGGTCACTATTCATCACGACGagttgtttataatatatttttttttgatgtgagTGACTAGATCGAGACGAGCTCCGTCACATGACCACATCGTTCGTTCTGTCTCTACTTAAATCATACAAAAATTAGGAAAAGGGATTGTGAAAAATAGATTTGCATTTGAATCGTTCAAGAGCTTCATTCAAACACACTGATTCATTCCTTTCATAAAttccataaatatttttcacaaaataaatgtttgactCGATACGCATTGTAATCAGAACTGAGAATCAATAAGAGaatcttattaaataaaagggAGTACGTGTAGAAATTAATCTGGTAAATGTTACTCATTGCTCTCTGTATTGTTGTAAAAcacattcaggaaaaaaaaattaaatgcatttataaatatatatacactataaaacGAAAaggcatttcttttaaatgtatagcaCAGTAATGAAGGAGCAACTTGTGGTAGATCAAACAGAACAAGACTATTAATAATCTTTCTATTAGTATTATAAGAAGTAAGACTCCAAAACAGATCAGTAAGAGCGTATGAGCATCCTGTGATCAGAAACAacacacaggaagaggaagaagagacaGGGATGAGAAGTGGATTAAATCTGTCACACTATACTGAGCGTTTCCCTCAACACCGAGTTTATGACGGTAATATTCTTCAGTACCTCACACCGATCTATGGACCAGCTTCAGAACACGTGAAATATAGTGCTTGACGGTTCTTTATAGTGATTTTGTGTCTTTTGTGAGGCTGGACAATAACAGAATACTACACGCATCACACACAACCCCAGACTTAGATCAGACAGAAACACACCTTCTTCTGGCGGGCCTCCTCCTGCTCCTGCTTCTCTTTGGCCTGTCTTCTGGAGCGCTCCTCATCTGCTCTCTTCcggtcctcctcctctttctgcTTCGCTATGTTCTCAAAGCGAGCCTTAATATTCCCAGCTCCGCTGCCGGCTAAACAGAGCACAGCACGTCTTCATTCCTCCACAAACCCTGACTTATTTATTACAGCGAGAGCGTTTGTCCTGACCTGCTTCCACTGGACGGGTCTTCTGATACGCAGCGCTGGGCTTCTCCACCTCCTCAAACGTGCCGGCGCTCTGAAGACGAGAACCacatccatcacacacacacacacacacacacacacacacacacacacacacacacacagacccacaGAATGATGACATATCTCCATATTTACTCAATAGAAATAATTAATTCAGGAGTTATTGATTCAGCATAATTCCTCTTTTCCATCTTTTCCATTTTCCTTTCCTAAATAGCCTACTACTTACACACACAGTTATATTTAGTTAGTCAGGAGCTCTCACAGCATTTAACCCCTGATTCACTAAAAGGTTCACATCACATCAATTACTGATCaacactgatttttattttattattttaccacacattactttcttttaaacacataaaaatgcacaaaaaagccATCTGATCCTCTttgaactatatttttatttgacgtACCCCtgagatattaaaataaatattttaataattaaaaaaaaagaatcacatTTGCATGTACATGGTTCTTTGACGTTGGTTATggttatttgttttaatctaGCATTAGATCATACCATACGTAATCTAAAAGTACTCTGATTATGAAATGTGTAATGAATTACTTTAATAACTACAACTTGCGTCATGGACCCAGCtctgctcgtgtgtgtgtgtgtgtgtgtgtgtgtgtgtgtgtgtgtgtgtgtgtgtgtgtgagtgtgagtgtgtgtgtgtgtgtgtgtgtgagtgtgagtgtgtgtgtgtgtgtgtgtgtgtgtgtgtgtgtgtgtgtgtgtgtgtgtgtgtgtgtgtgtgtgtgtgtgtgtgtgtgtgttagctgtAATGATGTAATGTACCTTGTCCATTCGGTCTTTCTGCACACCATACTTCCCTCCAAATCCTTTGGCATAATCTAGAATAATTGAGAAAAATAAGATGTTAAAATGAGTCGAGTGCatgttaaaagaacaaaataataattttttttttttttttttttttttactcaaattcaTGTCTTTCAAACCTATATTTATTTCCtaacaaacagaaaagaacGCATTTTAAGAGAATCTGCGGTCCACCACAAGAGCTTTGAGACCGGACACGGAGTTAAGATGAAAAGCAGCTTACGATCCCTCGGGAAACCAGAGGAAGAGCTTCAGACGCGTGACTGAAGACGCTTGGTGTCTTTTACCTTTCTGTGACTCGTGCAGCTGCAGTTTCTCCTGATGATCCCATCCCACCGCAGACTTATCCTGACGGTCCGTCTGAACGCCGAACTTCCCTCCGAAGCCCTTGACGTAGTCTGACACAAACCAGAAAAACCACAGGACCGTGAGAGAACTACACATCTAGAAccattattagaattatatacaGTGTTACACGATCAGTTCATACAGGCACTATAAGACACTAACATCTTCTATCAATCAAGATGAGACAAACCTTTCTGAGACTCGTGTTTCTCTGTCTTTCCCTGGTACTCAAAGCCCACAGCGCTCTTGTCCACTTTATCCGTCTCCACTCCAAATTTCCCACCAAAGCCTTTGGTGTAATCTGTAGATTTCAGAGGTAGATAAATCTAATAATACATCTCAGGATGCCCTGATCATTTTTTGTGCCTCTAATCCAGGTCATTATCAAGTATCTGCAGATTCTAAGTgcattaaagttattaaaatcaatCCTAATCCAAGACTAACATATATTCAGGGCTCCCACACTTTGGTCAACCTCCAATCAAGAACACAGATACGAACAAGTGCCATTTAAGACTTTCTCAAGGCTTTTCTTAAATTTAAGACGAAACCTGTTCTATCAGCTTTTACATTTATCTACATATATTTACTCTATAACTCTGAGTAAAGTCACATTGTGTTACTCGTAAGACACACTGTACAGGTTTCATCTCTGGCAAACCATTCTTGGTGATCTTCTCTGATATCTAGACTTTTCCAGGCATCACGTTTCAGCCTCTTTTTGCGACATTTAAtggagtgtgtgtttctgtgagatGTTGAGGAAGCATCATAgcagtgtcacacacacacgaacgTCTTACCTCACGCAGAATTAAATCCCAGGTGATTCATTCGTGATACTTAACGTGACTTTGCATATCTTGCCAGTGATCTGCGGCTCTGTATTAACCGTCATTCTGTTTAAATGCTGATGGACTTTTTAATGGTGTCTCAGATTAAAATCGTCTGAACAGCAGTGATACATTACAGCAGAATCTCGCACCACAACATACAGAAGAGTTCTCCTACAGAAGAGTGTATACCGCCACCTTCTGGCCGACTCGGGAACGCCGGCCAGCGAGTCTCCGGTGGATCCGGCTCAGAGCAGGTAAAACTAACGCACCTTTCTGTGACTCGTGCTTCTCGGTTTTGCCCTGATAATCAAAGCCGACTGCGCTGCGGTCCACTCGATCTGCCTGCACGCCGTAGCGGCCCCCGAACCCCGCGGCGTAGTCTGAAACCACACGCAGCGCTTCACACAGTGAACACTGGAAGCTCAGTGCATCttaaagacagagacagagagagagagacagagagagagagagagagagagagagagagagagagagagagagagagagagagagagagagagagacagagagagagagagaagcaccTTTCTGCGAGGCGTGTTTTTCGGTTTTTCCGGCGTACTCGAAGCCCACGGCAGACTGCAGGAAGACACCACGTCACTGAGAGTGAAAAAGACCGAAACACTGAAGCGTCCGCTGAAGGTCTGAGGAGTTACCTGGTCGACACGGTCAGCTTCCACGCCGTACTTCCCGCCGAAGCCCTTGGAGGTGTCCGTCTGGGAGCAGTGCTTGGACAGCTTGCTCTGATACTCGTGTCCCACCGCAGACTGCACAGAAAACACACGCTTCATTAAAACGGAAGAGACGAGGTCTCCTCTGGAATATCTACATCATATACATCTATGGACTTTTGTGTTAAAAAGTGACTCTTCACTCAAGTTCTATACAGACTGGACACTGATGATTTTTAATATCACCTGCAGACAGAAACTAAAACAGATCCTCTCCATTATGAAGAGAAAGGATTAAGTTAATTATAAGAGCGAAGCCTCTTGCCTTATCCATGCGATCCTGCTGTACTCCAAACCTTCCTCCATAACCGTGAGACGCTTTGGGCATGTGCTCCAGCTCCTTCTGCTTCAGCTCACTGTGTTCAGAAGACACTCTCTCCCGCAGCTTATGAATACTGAGGAACGCAATGACGGCATTACACTACAGGAATGATCAATACTACAGGGATGATCAATACTACAGGGATGATCAATACTACAGCTACGAAGAAAGCCGGGGCAGTTATATAAAGCTAGCCACTGTGTTTAGGCGGTGTCTTAAGAGTCACTCTACCAGGGTTTATTAGTCAGAGTTTTCTATTCACATTACACCAATCTGCTCTTTATacaagacttaaaaaaaagaatcaatttTAGACCAGTTCTAAAAGAGAAACCTACTACCTTATAATATTAGTCTATAGGCAGTTTATGCACTCTGTCACTGGTCTAATATCAGtgacttgattaaaaaaaaattaattactattCATTTCTTTGTACCTTGACTTTCAGAAattgccattcaaaagtttaggatCTATATGATTTTTAATGGTTTGTAAAGAAGTTTTTCTGCTCATCAAAGCAgcctttatttgaaacaaatatatatattgtgaaatactttacaatataaaatggtaagttttctattttaaaatactttaaaatatataattcctATAATTCATcaagtcttcagtgttgcgtgatccttcagaaatcattttaatatgtttattattaaagtaatttttttttttttttttttttaacgtgatttttttaagattcccagattaataaaaagtatttaaaaagcatgATATATTCTAAACAGTCTAACATTCTAGTATTTCTCCAGCAGGATGTGTTAAACTGATAAGTAAAgacttgtgttgtttttaaggaGCTGGTATCACAGAACCAGACTGACTTGATGTGTTCCTGATGTCCGGAGCCGGCCACGGTCTTGGCTCCCCAGCGCTGCTCCTTCTCTGAAACATCATTCTGGCATTCGGTGGAAAAATGAGACAACGGAGGAGAAAAACCACATCAGCAAGACCGGGAAAACATAGAATGTCTACAGTTTgcctctttaaaaaaacacttttaatatttcactgcATGCACTTTCATCTACATccactgataaaaacacaaagcatgaATGAGCTTGTCTTGAGAAGAGATGGACAGTGTTTATAACCTCAAAGTCCGGGTCAGTCTCCCAATCATCTCCTCCATCGTCCACTGAAACAGAGACGGACTGACCAGCAGCTGCCTTCCACATCTGACCACACAAAACAGTAAATGATCTCAGTGTAACAAATGTCTGCTAGTTCGCTACACACGAGATGACATCTGACAAATATACGGCAGACATTGAGAACACGTCCCAGATACACACTATCTAGGTGTCGGTGCTATCGTGAACTCGCACTGTAAAGAAGACGCCTATCTAGGCCGCTAATCAAATCCGTCAATTGCTTGGGACCTAGTTAGTCATCATCTCTACTAGTACCCTAACTCCTCAGTTAATGGTCATTCATACAGGACTGACCGCGGCTGGTGCGCGTGCCCGTCACCTACACACGCAGATCCATCGGTTTTAAGAGACACGCGTTAAACTTCATCAAACGCACCAAACGAGCAGAAATAAAGCGGAATAAACGCGTTTGCTGAGAAATAAGGACTCGTGTTCTTGAAGCGCTCGGGGTTTGGTCGTCGCGCCTCCGAGCCGTCCGTTTAAAACGGGTGAAATCACGCCTTCACACTTACGTTGTGCTTCGATGCCCTCCTTAATGTACGTGTCGTTCACGAGAATAACGCTAATAAAGAATGTATCAATagttgtgaagaaaaaaagtcgTCAGCGTTCCCGGCCACAGTCTTCCGCTTCCCACTTCCTGCTCCAGACCCGACCGCACCACCTGAGCTGGGACCGGGGGGAACGCCGGCTGTTTCACAACGGCAGGGTTTCCCGTCATTCACGTTAAATTTATTACGCATTAACATCTTATTTAAGATTATAAAGGGACGTTCCGATTCAGGTTCGGACTATGATATGCTTAGCATACCTGAGAAATCTGGTCCCCGGTCAGCAGCGTTACGCAATTTCCCCTCATCACGTAATAAATAGTACGTCCGGACGGAGCAGCGCCCTGCAGTCCCACACCCGCAGCGACAGGACCGCGCTCTCAGGAGACATTCACTGTTAGAttgatgtgatttattttaaccTATTTAGTATCGATATGGGAGTTTtcactctttttatttttcaaagcaaatatAAACATTCCTATATCGTGGATGTGCGAAACGAactttttagatgaaaatatatttttttatatatattaccttGTGAAAAGAAAAACGGAATTTACATACGCAGTatgtaaacagtaaaaaaactaT is part of the Puntigrus tetrazona isolate hp1 unplaced genomic scaffold, ASM1883169v1 S000000896, whole genome shotgun sequence genome and harbors:
- the LOC122335721 gene encoding src substrate cortactin-like isoform X1, producing the protein MWKAAAGQSVSVSVDDGGDDWETDPDFENDVSEKEQRWGAKTVAGSGHQEHINIHKLRERVSSEHSELKQKELEHMPKASHGYGGRFGVQQDRMDKSAVGHEYQSKLSKHCSQTDTSKGFGGKYGVEADRVDQSAVGFEYAGKTEKHASQKDYAAGFGGRYGVQADRVDRSAVGFDYQGKTEKHESQKDYTKGFGGKFGVETDKVDKSAVGFEYQGKTEKHESQKDYVKGFGGKFGVQTDRQDKSAVGWDHQEKLQLHESQKDYAKGFGGKYGVQKDRMDKSAGTFEEVEKPSAAYQKTRPVEAAGSGAGNIKARFENIAKQKEEEDRKRADEERSRRQAKEKQEQEEARQKKEEPVTEAVENGSSVYEVEPVSAAPKYEEPVQDLYQNPEPEEQYQTSGAQSYEFGEDLGVTAVALYDYQAAGDDEISFDPDDIITNIEMIDEGWWRGVCRGAYGLFPANYVEVRQ
- the LOC122335721 gene encoding src substrate protein p85-like isoform X2: MWKAAAGQSVSVSVDDGGDDWETDPDFENDVSEKEQRWGAKTVAGSGHQEHINIHKLRERVSSEHSELKQKELEHMPKASHGYGGRFGVQQDRMDKSAVGHEYQSKLSKHCSQTDTSKGFGGKYGVEADRVDQSAVGFEYAGKTEKHASQKDYAAGFGGRYGVQADRVDRSAVGFDYQGKTEKHESQKDYAKGFGGKYGVQKDRMDKSAGTFEEVEKPSAAYQKTRPVEAAGSGAGNIKARFENIAKQKEEEDRKRADEERSRRQAKEKQEQEEARQKKEEPVTEAVENGSSVYEVEPVSAAPKYEEPVQDLYQNPEPEEQYQTSGAQSYEFGEDLGVTAVALYDYQAAGDDEISFDPDDIITNIEMIDEGWWRGVCRGAYGLFPANYVEVRQ